One genomic segment of Pongo abelii isolate AG06213 chromosome 13, NHGRI_mPonAbe1-v2.0_pri, whole genome shotgun sequence includes these proteins:
- the LOC103891485 gene encoding uncharacterized protein LOC103891485: MLTNAQMRPRSWLEIPRNCAKYMQLHLGIHESMTSQAQPPPPHLPFLLLPHWPLTAMHGCMKEDLNLDLFYPPLPFFSPLFCLHLLSLPSPAGFSVISHSGFPQPLWSSCPVLVPFVLDPTSYSIQDHPPWLMPQPANSQILHVCLTSYLAVKPKPREESQGAQHRANLRVHRDADPFLINVSICVYVYTYAIHIHKSWYKVAIFLAAIKCASFKTVHLLLANL; the protein is encoded by the coding sequence ATGTTAACTAATGCACAAATGAGGCCAAGAAGCTGGCTAGAAATCCCAAGAAACTGTGCCAAGTATATGCAGCTGCACCTGGGAATACACGAAAGCATGACATCACAAGCACAGCCTCCTCCACCAcaccttccctttctcctccttccccactGGCCTCTGACAGCTATGCATGGCTGCATGAAGGAAGATCTAAATCTAGACTTGTTTtatcctccccttcccttcttctcaCCTTTATTCTGCCTCCACCTTCTTTCTTTGCCTTCCCCCGCTGGCTTCTCTGTCATTTCCCACAGTGGGTTCCCCCAACCCCTGTGGTCCTCATGTCCTGTTCTTGTTCCCTTTGTGCTGGATCCCACATCCTATAGCATCCAGGACCATCCTCCATGGCTGATGCCACAGCCTGCCAATTCCCAAATTCTTCACGTTTGTTTGACTTCCTACTTAGCTGTAAAACCAAAGCCCAGGGAGGAGTCCCAAGGTGCACAACACAGAGCCAATCTGCGTGTGCACAGAGATGCAGATCCGTTTTTAATCAATGTAAGTATAtgcgtatatgtatatacatatgcaatTCACATTCACAAGTCCTGGTATAAAGTTGCAATTTTTCTGGCTGCTATAAAATGTGCCAGTTTTAAAACTGTGCATTTGTTGCTTGCAAACTTATGA